Proteins from a genomic interval of Desulfomicrobium macestii:
- a CDS encoding very short patch repair endonuclease: MADVVDSKKRSEMMSAIKQKNTKPELTVRRYFHSKGLRYRLHKKDLPGKPDLVFPQKKLVVFIHGCFWHRHEGCSKSYIPASNFDFWNKKFNDNIARDKKCNSQLKQLGWEVIVIWECQINEKNLDFYVEKIQNTKTNHVK; this comes from the coding sequence ATGGCAGATGTAGTGGATTCAAAAAAAAGAAGTGAAATGATGTCTGCGATTAAACAAAAAAACACGAAACCTGAACTCACCGTTCGTAGATACTTTCACTCAAAGGGCCTAAGATACAGGCTTCATAAGAAAGACCTGCCTGGAAAGCCTGATTTAGTTTTCCCCCAAAAAAAGTTAGTTGTATTTATTCATGGATGTTTTTGGCATAGACATGAAGGATGTTCAAAGTCATACATACCAGCTTCAAATTTTGATTTTTGGAATAAAAAATTCAATGACAATATAGCAAGAGATAAAAAATGTAATTCCCAATTGAAGCAGCTAGGCTGGGAAGTTATCGTAATATGGGAATGTCAAATAAACGAAAAAAATTTAGATTTTTATGTTGAAAAAATACAAAATACAAAAACAAATCATGTTAAATAA
- a CDS encoding HNH endonuclease, whose protein sequence is MPMPPFAFPAIRQDTNRATWPAETLGRAPYKPFLLLSVLDLMDAGRITENRIAPDEDLTDAFMLYWNAILPDRLRPSIHLPFFYLQTDGFWTLHPVPGKELPATEPSSWKNVRERYAFASLDEATFELLQNPLTRATARLDMIRRCFVPALEKALLDLANTQVSAFDYAATLLRETPAPYEKPVEKPVRDQAFRRVIVKVYDHRCALCGIRIISPDSRTVVDAAHIKDWAVSFDDSPTNGLALCKLCHWTFDSGLVGFDDDYRVIIARSIARDGNLPGHIQQFAHRPMILPERECYYPATENLAWHRYKLG, encoded by the coding sequence ATGCCAATGCCACCCTTCGCGTTCCCAGCCATCCGACAGGACACCAACAGAGCAACTTGGCCGGCAGAAACCCTTGGCCGGGCTCCTTACAAGCCCTTCCTGCTCCTGTCCGTGCTCGACCTCATGGATGCCGGCAGGATCACGGAAAACCGGATCGCGCCTGACGAAGACCTGACCGACGCGTTCATGCTCTACTGGAACGCCATCCTGCCCGACCGCCTGCGACCGAGCATCCACCTGCCCTTCTTCTATCTGCAGACAGACGGGTTTTGGACACTGCATCCGGTTCCCGGCAAAGAGCTGCCCGCAACCGAACCGTCCTCTTGGAAGAACGTGCGGGAGCGATACGCCTTCGCGTCCTTGGACGAGGCAACCTTCGAACTACTTCAGAACCCGCTGACCCGCGCAACGGCCCGGCTGGACATGATCCGCCGCTGCTTCGTCCCCGCACTGGAAAAGGCACTGCTCGACCTGGCCAATACCCAGGTCTCGGCCTTCGACTATGCCGCCACACTCCTTCGGGAAACTCCGGCACCCTACGAAAAACCCGTGGAAAAACCCGTCCGCGACCAAGCGTTCCGTAGGGTCATCGTCAAGGTTTACGATCACCGCTGCGCCCTTTGCGGCATCCGCATCATTTCCCCGGACAGTCGCACCGTGGTGGACGCCGCCCACATCAAAGACTGGGCCGTCTCTTTTGATGACAGCCCCACCAACGGCCTGGCTCTGTGCAAGCTCTGCCACTGGACTTTCGACAGCGGCTTGGTCGGCTTCGATGACGACTACAGAGTCATCATCGCCCGCTCGATAGCACGGGACGGCAATCTTCCCGGACACATCCAGCAGTTTGCGCACCGGCCCATGATCCTGCCTGAGAGGGAATGCTATTACCCTGCGACGGAGAATCTGGCTTGGCATCGGTACAAACTTGGGTAA
- a CDS encoding nuclease-related domain-containing protein yields MAQVFGSAGKSAFAMGNSRYKDMLSRIALPMLSSLLLIPVAYYLLTHGHLNWGVGVAVFYFVSIKSLEQAGLKLKKRISDADTGAKAEQAVAEALQELPNDYYVFHDLEFPGFNIDHVVLGPNGIFLVETKSQKGNITQQNDVLLRNGRKFFKDFLNQCWSQTYSLRDHLNAERLRGFSIKPILCFSRGFVEIRGPVRGVAVLNVDYLRPYILSQRGSFPAQARDQIIPLLAAAVSYQAAQPSPIGQQSQTSGIVCPKCFHERTKNDDLLVSAGECPKCGVIYAHVQTNSPHDSTSAQAAAPKDLTRTLQALLSGQDSQHKQSPTKQIQWPALTLKLAACALAAILLTGAYKTMQATVTSVFNPAQNTKVEKSRSYSNVPLSFPLTHAVSSDNSTTAIKFVFEEDRGQNVILLFFDTNAKTLALRACVRANEKLTTTLPRTDLGYIIVTGPAWQGYEDLFGPGSEAKKALITLSSITKAGNVAPIRATSSMFVQKGAQSPLPETKAWIQSAFKNSGGFMKM; encoded by the coding sequence ATGGCTCAGGTCTTTGGATCAGCTGGCAAAAGTGCTTTTGCCATGGGAAATTCGCGATACAAGGATATGCTTTCTCGTATCGCCCTACCCATGCTTTCGTCACTGCTGCTGATACCTGTCGCTTATTATCTGCTGACACATGGGCACCTTAACTGGGGTGTCGGGGTCGCTGTCTTCTATTTCGTCTCCATCAAGTCGCTTGAACAAGCTGGGCTCAAGCTTAAAAAACGGATTTCCGACGCCGACACAGGAGCCAAAGCTGAACAAGCCGTCGCCGAAGCCTTGCAAGAACTCCCAAACGATTACTACGTCTTCCATGACCTCGAATTCCCCGGTTTCAACATCGACCATGTTGTCCTCGGCCCCAACGGCATCTTCTTGGTGGAGACCAAGAGCCAAAAAGGAAATATCACTCAGCAAAATGACGTCCTGCTCAGAAACGGGCGCAAATTCTTCAAGGATTTTTTGAATCAATGCTGGAGCCAGACCTACTCGCTCCGGGACCACCTGAACGCAGAGAGGCTGCGCGGATTTTCGATCAAGCCGATTCTTTGCTTCTCGCGGGGATTCGTTGAAATTCGAGGGCCGGTCCGTGGCGTGGCCGTGCTCAATGTCGACTACCTGCGACCGTATATTCTTTCGCAGCGCGGGAGTTTTCCGGCCCAGGCGAGGGATCAAATTATCCCCCTGCTGGCCGCAGCCGTGTCCTACCAAGCGGCACAACCCAGCCCGATTGGCCAGCAATCCCAAACTAGCGGCATTGTCTGCCCGAAGTGCTTTCATGAACGCACAAAAAACGATGATCTGCTCGTTAGCGCGGGCGAATGCCCGAAATGCGGCGTCATCTACGCCCACGTCCAGACGAATTCACCTCACGACAGCACGTCCGCCCAGGCAGCAGCCCCCAAGGATTTAACCAGGACATTGCAAGCCCTTCTTTCCGGCCAGGATTCGCAGCACAAGCAATCGCCAACCAAACAAATTCAGTGGCCTGCGCTGACGCTCAAATTAGCAGCATGCGCCTTGGCCGCAATCCTCCTGACTGGCGCGTACAAGACCATGCAGGCCACCGTGACTAGCGTTTTCAACCCAGCCCAAAACACTAAAGTCGAAAAATCTCGTTCATATTCAAACGTCCCCTTGTCATTTCCACTGACTCACGCGGTCTCTTCGGACAATTCTACAACTGCGATCAAGTTCGTCTTTGAGGAAGATCGTGGCCAGAATGTCATCCTGCTTTTTTTCGACACCAACGCAAAAACTCTCGCCTTGCGGGCCTGCGTTCGGGCGAACGAAAAATTGACCACGACACTCCCGCGTACCGACCTAGGTTACATCATCGTCACGGGACCTGCCTGGCAGGGCTACGAAGACTTATTCGGCCCAGGATCAGAAGCGAAGAAAGCCCTTATTACCTTGAGTTCTATAACGAAAGCTGGCAACGTTGCGCCCATTCGAGCGACATCGAGCATGTTCGTTCAGAAAGGAGCCCAAAGCCCGCTTCCAGAAACGAAAGCCTGGATTCAGAGCGCTTTTAAAAACTCAGGTGGATTCATGAAAATGTAG
- a CDS encoding helix-turn-helix domain-containing protein, protein MSSHENKLTIDEVSELTAVSPRNIRFYIQKGLVDRPVGQRKAAHYTREHVRQLLEIEKWKAAGVSLEAIRGIMTGELAGPDVAALPRAQRPGEIRICSRIWLAPGLELHLDPSELKLDNNQLRHLAGQITALVSAMNPKE, encoded by the coding sequence ATGAGCTCACACGAAAACAAACTCACCATCGACGAAGTCAGCGAGCTGACCGCGGTGTCGCCCCGAAACATCCGGTTCTACATCCAGAAAGGGCTGGTGGACCGCCCGGTGGGGCAGCGCAAGGCTGCCCATTACACCCGGGAGCATGTGCGCCAGCTGCTGGAGATCGAGAAATGGAAAGCGGCCGGGGTATCTCTGGAGGCCATTCGCGGGATCATGACCGGCGAACTGGCCGGGCCCGATGTCGCCGCCCTGCCCCGGGCCCAGCGACCCGGCGAGATCCGGATCTGCTCACGGATCTGGCTGGCGCCGGGCCTGGAGCTGCACCTCGACCCGTCGGAACTCAAACTTGACAACAACCAGCTTCGACACCTGGCAGGACAGATCACCGCCCTGGTGTCGGCCATGAACCCCAAGGAGTGA
- a CDS encoding VIT domain-containing protein — protein sequence MYSEISAPSLKTIDSRNVLLQSANVRVDIRDYLARTRMEYHFVNCEDVNIEAVYTFALPIDGVLTDLGIVIGQRELKGIAVEKREAQERYEDAISDGDSPIMLERLDSGLYSLNVGNIMPGERAVVSVEFLEVLSPKADEVRYELPTTLAPLYGDPVARGLAPHQIPGHSLLADNRFSLHIGIEGCLAAADILTPAHKTVMKRDVGRVEISLSAETTAMDRDFIMAFTAQDMPRSFAVCAPDKGGHVVLAGFTPKFSAPAPARSIKIVVDCSGSMGGESILQARQALLRALDRLRPEDHFNIILFGSFCTALFNRQEPADATHLEAAITLTRSMDANMGGTEMEKALEKALNSASPAGMPEDILLITDGQVWDMGAVAGKLAKKRHRVFCIGVGSAVERGVLSALSSKTDGDAIFVSVQEDMGRKVFEHFKRMTLIPAQNPAFDFGGAKPLAVCPEKLPAVFDGDMVLGCAWFATPPKTVSFRFDTADGSMSQQTKVKESLALANALPRFAAAMKLESLPEDEATALAVEYNLMSPFTNFLAVLERAESEKSGGLPQLRTVEHNIPRGWGGMVTHESIMAVTPNMYAPSYIRDSGAEYSSLLPVSAPSENTWIARLLEQAISAIRHQPDLVITFAMLEAWGIPEEIVDALNALLRDTLLGIATAQTDAKASQATETAISLTLALLAAKRDGSIKRDDTRLLRQALSTFAVAPRLKTSVEDILDNF from the coding sequence ATGTATTCCGAGATATCAGCCCCCTCCCTGAAAACCATCGACTCGCGCAATGTCCTCCTGCAGAGCGCGAACGTGCGCGTCGACATTCGCGACTACCTGGCCCGCACGCGCATGGAGTATCATTTCGTCAACTGCGAAGACGTGAACATCGAGGCCGTGTACACCTTTGCTCTGCCCATTGACGGCGTGCTCACGGATCTGGGGATTGTGATCGGGCAGAGGGAGCTCAAAGGCATCGCCGTGGAAAAGCGGGAGGCCCAGGAGCGCTATGAAGACGCCATCTCGGACGGCGACTCCCCGATCATGCTGGAGCGGCTCGACTCCGGGCTGTACAGCCTGAACGTCGGCAACATCATGCCCGGCGAAAGGGCCGTGGTCAGCGTCGAATTCCTGGAAGTTCTGAGCCCCAAGGCGGACGAGGTACGCTACGAGCTGCCAACGACCCTGGCTCCCCTCTACGGCGATCCGGTCGCGCGCGGCCTGGCGCCGCACCAGATCCCGGGGCACAGTCTCCTGGCTGACAACAGGTTCAGCCTGCACATTGGCATCGAAGGGTGCCTCGCCGCTGCGGACATCCTCACCCCGGCCCACAAGACCGTCATGAAAAGGGACGTTGGCCGCGTCGAAATCTCGCTCTCGGCGGAGACGACCGCCATGGACCGCGACTTCATCATGGCCTTCACTGCGCAGGATATGCCGAGGTCCTTTGCCGTGTGCGCACCGGACAAGGGCGGGCATGTCGTCCTCGCCGGCTTCACCCCGAAATTCAGCGCCCCGGCTCCGGCCAGGAGCATCAAGATCGTGGTCGACTGCTCCGGCTCCATGGGCGGCGAGTCCATCCTCCAGGCCAGGCAGGCCCTGCTGCGGGCCCTGGACCGCCTGCGCCCCGAAGACCATTTCAACATCATCCTCTTCGGGTCTTTCTGCACCGCGCTCTTCAACAGGCAGGAACCGGCCGACGCCACGCACCTTGAAGCCGCCATCACGCTGACAAGATCCATGGACGCCAACATGGGCGGCACCGAGATGGAGAAGGCCCTGGAAAAAGCCCTGAACTCCGCCTCGCCGGCAGGCATGCCCGAAGACATCCTGCTCATCACCGACGGACAGGTCTGGGACATGGGCGCAGTCGCCGGCAAGCTGGCCAAAAAACGGCACCGGGTGTTCTGCATCGGGGTGGGCAGCGCCGTCGAACGCGGTGTCCTCTCCGCCCTCTCTTCAAAAACGGATGGTGACGCGATCTTCGTCAGCGTCCAGGAAGACATGGGCAGGAAGGTCTTCGAGCACTTCAAGCGCATGACCCTCATCCCCGCCCAAAACCCGGCCTTTGATTTCGGTGGGGCTAAGCCGCTGGCCGTCTGCCCGGAGAAACTGCCGGCCGTCTTCGATGGCGACATGGTGCTCGGCTGCGCCTGGTTCGCAACCCCGCCCAAGACCGTCTCCTTCAGGTTCGACACTGCGGACGGCTCCATGTCGCAGCAGACCAAAGTGAAGGAATCCCTGGCCCTCGCCAACGCCCTGCCCCGCTTCGCGGCAGCCATGAAGCTGGAGTCCCTGCCGGAAGACGAGGCGACGGCGCTGGCGGTCGAGTACAACCTGATGAGCCCCTTCACCAACTTCCTGGCCGTGCTGGAAAGGGCCGAATCTGAGAAATCTGGGGGACTGCCGCAATTGCGTACGGTGGAGCATAACATTCCGCGTGGGTGGGGAGGCATGGTCACGCATGAGAGCATCATGGCCGTAACGCCAAACATGTACGCGCCGTCATATATTCGCGACTCCGGCGCAGAGTATTCATCTCTTCTGCCGGTCAGCGCGCCATCAGAAAACACATGGATCGCGCGTCTCCTCGAACAGGCCATCAGTGCCATCAGACATCAGCCGGATTTGGTCATCACTTTCGCAATGCTTGAAGCGTGGGGCATCCCGGAAGAGATTGTCGACGCCCTCAACGCTTTGCTGCGAGACACACTCCTTGGCATAGCGACCGCCCAAACGGATGCCAAAGCATCTCAAGCAACAGAGACTGCAATCTCACTTACGCTGGCGCTGTTGGCTGCAAAGAGGGATGGGTCTATCAAGCGGGATGACACGAGATTATTGCGTCAGGCTTTGAGTACGTTTGCGGTTGCTCCGAGGCTGAAAACCTCAGTCGAGGATATCCTCGACAATTTCTAG
- a CDS encoding UvrD-helicase domain-containing protein — protein MSFLSIFKSKQTEKDTPSEEQTLREILRIHGPIKAQQIASMLVNDYGLEIEKSDINSILYRMKARGEAQKDLNHFWSLPGVGKTIKSRNDAGQQAPVSIPEITFTEEQNRIIEFDPTGNLLIRGQAGCGKTTVLAARAGRILSVMGKGSLLFLTYNTALCAYINRCFRNSEISKQVKVSTFHEWAKKTASDLGENFRGWADPKWRSENIQRILKEEAKNNTAHRLLKIDDERTLLNWWDDEISWIFGQGFLEMQEYLLAERIGRGTVFKLSEEDRKLVWSVFKQYNKALRDENVEDYDNAGMLILRALDKTGELPNTLRYDHILIDEVQDFHQSWLLALAPFSRISLTLAGDLAQKIYKRNFTWKSVGIDIHASRSRKLSGSHRTTKQIMEVAMYVIENSDVAKSDDYVPPILPDKEGPKVGLIKGDSPKESWERGHRYIVEKFGRLRTSTVAIAMPFSKQVFGAQNGLKKAGITPSTAKGSKLGQFTNGIVVTTYHQLKGLEFDHIVIMGLDDKNFPGRFLDQSLQNEIEEDEQILRRLLYVAMTRAKKSLTLVGNDPFCRFFENVPTELFEEIDFEK, from the coding sequence ATGAGTTTTTTAAGCATTTTTAAAAGCAAACAAACTGAAAAAGATACACCTAGCGAAGAACAAACATTACGAGAAATTTTGCGCATACATGGACCGATCAAAGCTCAACAAATTGCGAGCATGCTAGTCAATGACTACGGACTTGAGATAGAAAAAAGCGACATTAACTCTATTCTGTATAGGATGAAGGCTCGTGGTGAAGCACAGAAAGATTTAAATCATTTCTGGAGCCTCCCTGGTGTAGGAAAGACAATAAAATCCCGTAACGATGCTGGTCAACAAGCACCAGTTTCAATACCGGAAATTACTTTTACAGAAGAGCAAAACAGAATCATAGAATTTGATCCAACTGGGAATCTTCTGATCCGCGGCCAAGCAGGGTGCGGCAAAACAACAGTTCTAGCTGCCCGAGCTGGGCGCATCCTATCAGTAATGGGTAAGGGTAGCCTGCTATTTCTGACATATAATACTGCTTTATGCGCCTACATAAACCGGTGTTTCCGAAATTCCGAAATATCGAAGCAGGTAAAAGTCAGCACCTTCCATGAATGGGCAAAAAAAACCGCAAGTGATCTTGGTGAAAACTTTCGAGGTTGGGCTGACCCAAAATGGCGTTCAGAAAATATCCAAAGAATTCTTAAAGAAGAAGCAAAAAATAACACAGCCCATCGATTACTTAAGATTGATGATGAGCGAACGCTCTTGAACTGGTGGGATGACGAAATAAGCTGGATATTTGGGCAAGGATTTCTTGAAATGCAAGAATATCTTCTTGCAGAGAGAATAGGTAGAGGCACAGTATTTAAGCTGTCTGAAGAAGACAGAAAGCTGGTCTGGAGCGTTTTTAAACAGTATAACAAAGCTCTCCGTGATGAAAATGTAGAAGATTACGACAATGCGGGAATGCTTATTTTGAGAGCATTAGATAAGACCGGGGAACTCCCAAATACTTTGAGATATGACCATATTCTTATTGATGAGGTTCAAGATTTTCACCAGAGTTGGCTGCTAGCATTGGCTCCGTTTTCACGGATTTCACTTACACTAGCAGGAGATTTAGCTCAAAAGATATATAAACGTAACTTTACGTGGAAGTCTGTTGGGATTGATATTCACGCCAGCCGTTCCCGTAAGCTTTCTGGATCTCATAGGACAACTAAACAGATCATGGAAGTTGCGATGTATGTGATAGAAAACTCAGATGTTGCCAAATCAGATGATTATGTCCCCCCAATTCTTCCTGATAAAGAAGGACCTAAAGTCGGGCTAATAAAAGGGGATAGCCCGAAAGAATCATGGGAAAGAGGTCACAGGTATATTGTTGAAAAGTTTGGTAGATTACGAACGTCGACAGTAGCTATCGCCATGCCATTCTCAAAACAGGTTTTTGGGGCGCAAAACGGTCTAAAAAAAGCTGGAATCACTCCGAGTACAGCAAAGGGATCGAAACTGGGTCAATTTACCAATGGGATAGTTGTCACAACGTACCATCAACTAAAAGGACTAGAGTTTGACCATATTGTCATTATGGGACTTGACGACAAAAACTTTCCAGGACGTTTTTTGGATCAATCACTTCAAAATGAAATCGAAGAAGATGAGCAGATATTGAGACGGCTTCTTTATGTAGCAATGACTAGAGCAAAAAAATCTCTTACTTTGGTCGGCAATGATCCTTTCTGTCGTTTCTTTGAAAATGTCCCTACAGAACTTTTTGAAGAAATTGATTTTGAAAAATAA
- a CDS encoding metallophosphoesterase family protein, whose protein sequence is MILFAGDCHGDFVPIIEEASEASAVILLGDQEPLNDLTVELGLGLAPKAWWIYGNHDSDYQCYFDNHAPMADRNLHCRVVEIEGVRIAGLGGVFRAKKFEIDQTTRLHEVDLNCPQDAREAWIKLRRGGRSYPADFTSIFPDDLTALLQLKGQVDVLVTHEAPESHALGFPLLGDIARAMGVKMLIHGHHHERYSATITGGIRVEGIGMARTAEGFFWLGQGLRERV, encoded by the coding sequence ATGATTCTGTTTGCGGGCGACTGTCACGGGGATTTTGTGCCCATCATCGAGGAGGCCAGCGAGGCCTCAGCAGTCATTTTGCTGGGCGACCAGGAACCACTGAACGACCTGACGGTGGAACTAGGGCTTGGCTTGGCCCCGAAGGCATGGTGGATCTATGGCAACCATGACAGTGACTACCAGTGTTATTTCGATAATCACGCGCCAATGGCTGACCGCAACCTGCACTGCCGCGTAGTGGAAATCGAGGGCGTGCGCATCGCAGGCCTTGGCGGCGTGTTTCGCGCAAAAAAATTCGAAATAGATCAAACGACGAGGCTGCACGAAGTAGATTTAAATTGCCCACAAGACGCCAGAGAGGCGTGGATTAAGCTCCGGCGCGGCGGAAGGTCATACCCTGCGGACTTCACTTCCATCTTTCCTGACGATCTGACAGCCTTGCTGCAGCTCAAGGGGCAAGTGGACGTGCTGGTCACGCACGAGGCCCCCGAGTCTCACGCGCTCGGTTTCCCACTCCTCGGCGACATTGCCCGCGCCATGGGCGTCAAGATGCTCATTCATGGGCACCACCACGAACGCTACAGCGCCACTATCACAGGCGGAATCCGCGTCGAGGGCATCGGAATGGCGAGAACCGCCGAAGGTTTTTTCTGGCTGGGCCAAGGTCTGAGAGAGCGGGTATGA
- a CDS encoding DNA cytosine methyltransferase — MKTIPIVDIFAGPGGLGEGFSAYVDDSQSCPFEIILSAEMDPHAHATLRLRSFYRSLIRNQEDTSELYQYCLGQVAYPYNSRTYPLWIKANDEALCLELGSKDGDFKLYENLDTRFFNTDKWVLIGGPPCQAYSVVGRVRNLGNAKYNPSSDKRHFLYQEYLKVLNKYKPAVFIMENVRGMLSCKIEGKYIAFKILNDLANGGDPDCQNNCTGYRIYSIVKPTCYEQGMDISDFDTSDYIVKSEDYGIPQTRHRVILLGVRNDICKKPNLLNFHQPPSVSSMLSDLPKLRSGLTRERDDQAKWHSYVARELWALSKYAQKAGMHIFAEELNETGFLVATKKYNRCAQKKTKLNFSKKISPDLQKWLRGIWPDTCFNHESKSHMISDLRRYSFASVFAKVFNRSPKGESDFSLPGLAPEHENWNSGKFADRFRVQLASLPSTTITSHISKDGHYYIHPDPLQCRSLTVREAARLQTFPDDYFFCGSRTSQYTQVGNAVPPYLAKQIASIVHNLLEG, encoded by the coding sequence ATGAAAACAATACCCATTGTCGATATCTTTGCCGGACCTGGTGGTTTAGGAGAAGGCTTTTCCGCCTATGTTGACGATTCGCAATCTTGTCCTTTTGAAATCATCCTTTCGGCAGAGATGGATCCACATGCACACGCAACCTTACGCCTTCGATCTTTTTATAGAAGTTTAATACGCAACCAAGAAGACACTTCTGAATTGTATCAGTATTGCCTTGGACAAGTTGCTTATCCCTACAATTCAAGGACATATCCACTTTGGATCAAGGCAAATGATGAAGCTCTATGCCTAGAACTAGGAAGCAAAGATGGAGATTTTAAATTATATGAAAATCTTGATACACGCTTTTTTAATACTGACAAATGGGTATTGATAGGCGGACCACCATGTCAAGCATACTCTGTTGTCGGGCGCGTACGCAATCTTGGTAACGCAAAGTATAACCCCTCAAGCGACAAAAGACATTTTTTGTATCAAGAGTATCTGAAAGTATTAAATAAATACAAGCCTGCTGTCTTTATTATGGAAAATGTGCGAGGCATGCTTTCGTGTAAAATTGAAGGAAAATATATAGCATTTAAAATACTGAACGATTTAGCCAATGGTGGAGATCCAGATTGCCAAAATAATTGCACTGGTTACAGAATTTATTCAATTGTAAAACCAACATGCTATGAACAAGGAATGGATATTTCCGACTTTGACACATCTGATTACATCGTTAAATCAGAAGATTATGGAATTCCTCAGACTAGACACAGAGTAATTCTCCTTGGAGTCCGTAATGACATATGTAAAAAGCCAAATCTATTAAATTTCCATCAACCACCATCTGTTTCAAGCATGTTGTCAGACCTTCCAAAATTGCGCAGTGGCTTGACCAGAGAACGAGACGATCAAGCAAAATGGCATTCATATGTTGCTCGTGAACTATGGGCTTTATCCAAATATGCGCAGAAAGCTGGAATGCATATCTTTGCAGAAGAATTGAATGAAACTGGTTTTTTAGTTGCCACTAAAAAATACAATCGCTGTGCTCAAAAGAAAACTAAGCTCAATTTCTCAAAAAAAATTTCGCCTGATCTCCAAAAATGGCTGCGTGGTATTTGGCCGGATACGTGCTTTAATCACGAAAGTAAGTCTCATATGATTTCTGATTTAAGAAGATATTCATTTGCTTCTGTATTTGCCAAAGTGTTTAACAGATCTCCAAAAGGTGAAAGTGATTTTTCTTTACCTGGGCTGGCTCCTGAGCACGAAAACTGGAATTCTGGAAAGTTTGCAGACAGGTTTCGAGTCCAATTAGCGTCCTTACCATCTACAACTATTACGAGTCACATATCAAAAGATGGGCATTACTATATACATCCAGATCCACTTCAGTGTCGGAGCTTAACTGTAAGAGAAGCTGCAAGACTACAAACATTTCCCGACGATTATTTTTTTTGTGGTTCGAGAACTAGTCAGTATACTCAAGTTGGCAATGCTGTTCCCCCGTATTTAGCTAAACAAATTGCATCCATTGTCCACAACCTCCTCGAAGGGTGA
- a CDS encoding metallophosphoesterase family protein — translation MILFVGDCHGDFEPILEAAASARAVILLGDQEPLDDLASILGTEIAAKTWWIFGNHDSDDPEYLAHHAPMADRNLHCRVVEIEGLRIAGLGGTFRSNILGVDRQTTLSDLPHVRPQDTRQSLALIRKDKKLAPQDHTTIFPEDLNFMTRLASKTRVDVLVTHEAPESHKLGYRILGDAARALKARIHIHGHHHERYDAMIDGGVRVAGVGMSGMMIEWLQPKDGLFWLAAYPGGNMAAMGYDPRRKMYQGEFVGLEGCTRFTAPDLNALQEEGILILDTFLKSRKAR, via the coding sequence ATGATACTCTTCGTCGGAGATTGTCACGGCGACTTTGAGCCCATTCTGGAAGCTGCGGCATCAGCCAGGGCAGTCATCCTTTTGGGCGACCAGGAACCCCTCGACGATCTGGCGTCCATCCTCGGCACGGAGATCGCGGCAAAGACATGGTGGATATTCGGCAACCATGACAGTGACGATCCCGAATACCTCGCTCACCATGCCCCCATGGCCGACAGAAACCTGCATTGCCGCGTGGTGGAGATTGAGGGCCTGCGCATCGCCGGACTCGGCGGCACATTCCGGTCCAACATCCTGGGCGTTGACCGGCAGACGACGTTGAGCGACCTGCCCCACGTCCGCCCCCAGGACACTCGCCAAAGCTTGGCATTGATTCGCAAGGACAAGAAGCTTGCCCCGCAGGATCACACGACCATCTTTCCGGAAGACCTGAACTTTATGACCCGCCTTGCCAGCAAAACCCGCGTCGATGTACTCGTGACCCACGAGGCCCCGGAGTCCCACAAACTCGGCTACCGGATCCTGGGTGACGCGGCACGCGCACTCAAGGCCAGGATTCACATTCATGGCCATCACCACGAGCGTTATGACGCCATGATTGATGGAGGCGTCCGGGTTGCCGGGGTCGGCATGTCGGGCATGATGATTGAATGGCTCCAGCCAAAGGATGGGCTCTTCTGGCTTGCCGCCTATCCCGGCGGAAACATGGCGGCGATGGGATACGACCCGAGAAGGAAGATGTACCAAGGCGAATTCGTCGGCCTGGAAGGGTGCACACGATTTACGGCCCCCGACCTGAACGCCTTGCAGGAAGAAGGCATCCTGATTCTTGATACCTTCCTGAAAAGCAGGAAAGCACGATAA